In the Drosophila biarmipes strain raj3 chromosome X, RU_DBia_V1.1, whole genome shotgun sequence genome, one interval contains:
- the LOC108025723 gene encoding hornerin isoform X2 translates to MSTLGGSRGERNAKPKFTALDINRMYKNSRGESSEPSAQKNQVPRKHGMQILGKVPSARRPPANLPSLKAETHTSSNNNLLVSVEGATSGGSGAGGSAGSGAAGTNTSHNNTTAHSGSSGAGGGAGSGGGGAASSSAGGHHSQQQAHSQHLHNNNIGLGLNAGKFVNSNNSSSSNNNAGISGGGNKNFKLINNSVGSSGGGGAGGSGGGGGSSGLGGGGGGGGSGSGSGGHSVNSPKTWSAITTGHERGSGGQHFGRQQQQVVPHYQSPQFQYEFPTLDGTVGSGAGGGSGTGVGSGAGAGKSHYQNQAHHAGHQNHHQHQQHHQQHQQHHHQQQQHHRDYHHGHGRQYGHHSHRDYRDGSDDVGGGSAELGELSLRPQNDTAAWLQQQEKAAKVAAAAAADQGLNLQGPVHHQMGGNGGAGGGTGGAVPLPILSLMPSFMRSGAPLPASGATAASILAGGSLDSGALPSAPYQNGILGARSASPAVVGSGGFRAATVIPKRPPNSSSPPQSGLGLGGSPTPPQSQQQQANGGRKDKDYVVEPEVAQMQRPIIREEDLERLNAIAKDDSWTKQDDIDYTKKLTFSDDESTPEEHQGQVKQHGSAQQQAQGSSSVLAGNDQRKLSASTTSWQRGKESTEREQQSELNQDQQQQPLQQQQQQEIRQQNGHRGSSGNVGAPVAGGIALDASVYERVKQRKEEEERREMERKQAAAKKLQELEMKMNSKKAAAAALAGAEPSSGSASLTNEVAPPSAPLGNVSEDEGGGQGAGLHRRPRGSISSLGSGVTPTGGAGGGNAGGVSSASSAGGDYGQKTFLTHFQSNLPPRFQRQQQQQQQQLPRLEKSASASSAFDSNSRYLQKGGVSGGVGASGGAPTTAGQGRSISGGYAQRGGSVGGSGGGGGGYGRNRHDSSSAREEQELEQQQQRFTRGQDYRQVQALPRSISENSHRKTSVSSAGDDVLGGGSGSCSSWAEQTDAEQKVHHRHREESFSSSHSHDSAVQIKILQRPARQPSLSEESSSQQKQLPASPQQQKSLASEPMPTQILRRSVEIEKPGEERAEDKSALDSEDKSKAAAAGGKVDDDKSGSKRPSPRSAAACGGRGGGRSYTGGSGGSAVGSGSSYRGQRSASDWGSNRSSGRRYYGSGGEQSEHSEDVDEDCYSSGGGGAGGAARRSPKEAGGSASNSGQAAANKAGFSPRGEPSRRGRGGLSSGGGGGSSASGYRRQPVGTGSAGGSGSGGAGRSYGRLGYEEYGKQQRTSESDADLDKTKQNQLALSAGLHKPSKDDKDSSALSGEEKDKTATLAPAHNTALLAKDELQKDAAGRLPPGLSAAGSVVGSVTATSSSVAVPGSADKKKGESCAVVGGEKVPGSKLPAIGEKTSLGAVGSGPSTNLLLDAGAPVNTIIFENSTYKQQAAAAAVVVTKPGALSVSSGGATMTVDSLSSALSQMSFGGKASAAGAGEDSQDMKLGFSFVDDPTAPLKVVDTIDKTASQQQQQQQHSQQQQQQQQQQQQQQQNNSTADLNMKIASVKKVWESATPMSDGPSPAQVQQQQQQQPQQQQQSQVQVVAQQQQQQQVVGQQQTGDDGSGHMSAASFVAAVAASQHQQQHQQMPHYAVSAVHMQSHHHQQQQQQQAAAAVAAAQAQHHQQQQAQAHHQQHHALSSPGPVPGGHGHGYGHGSPFDAASLEQQFQQEDYPSPQQQQQAHQKTKQLQQQQHLGMSPPPSQQQQQQHSQQQQQQQQAHQQQQQQAHQQQQQQQPSFYQASPQFGVGGIPTIPSPPAVVFNSSQMPPPPPSQGGNLYAPFHSLDHSSRSPAYSAAAAAHSFPNHYAAAAAAAAAAAVGGGPFNVNVNAYAPMTPHGGSLPPTAPTPDMYSNLSSQFRLGGGPGPGPGPFGQPSSQQLSNPSNHGAVAIISSSSNSMMSSGAAKPPPSQQPIGAIGSKSAGSGGGPGPGPGPYATTQQYMNLYAGPPPQHPGQGGPPPGAHQLQSNSYYSNSAPGGPSGPQFYGGPPPQGNGGAQSYGLATAAGMYGGHQGGPPGSNGPPGPPQSQHTMGTFNTQFMNSQLLTAASINQYRGGPTPGAAYLKGSQGQAHMQDSFFVSKTNNSRP, encoded by the exons ATGAGTACACTGGGGGGAAGTAGGGGAGAGCGAAATGCCAAGCCCAAATTCACAGCGTTGGATATAAATCGCATGTACAAGAATAGCCGC GGCGAGTCGAGTGAACCATCTGCACAAAAGAATCAAGTGCCACGTAAACATGGAATGCAAATCTTGGGCAAAGTGCCGTCCGCTAGGCGACCACCAGCCAATCTGCCATCCCTGAAGGCCGAGACccacaccagcagcaacaacaatctCCTAGTCTCAGTCGAAG GAGCCACATCTGGAGGATCGGGCGCAGGCGGGTCAGCGGGATCAGGCGCGGCAGGAACCAACACTAGCCACAACAACACCACTGCCCACAGCGGAAGTTCAGGAGCAGGAGGCGGAGCGGGATCgggcggaggaggagctgcgTCGTCATCTGCTGGTGGACATCATAGCCAGCAGCAAGCCCACAGCCAGCACCttcacaacaacaacatcggtCTCGGCCTGAACGCTGGAAAGTTCgtcaatagcaacaacagcagcagcagcaacaacaacgccggCATCTCAGGCGGCGGCAACaagaactttaaattaatcaaCAACTCCGTTGGCAGCtccggcggcggaggagcaggtggatcgggcggcggcggcggatcGTCAGGCttaggaggaggaggaggaggcggaggatcAGGGTCCGGATCGGGCGGACACTCAGTCAACTCGCCCAAGACATGGTCTGCAATCACCACAGGACACGAGCGCGGCTCGGGCGGTCAGCACTTTggccgccagcagcagcaggttgTGCCCCACTACCAGAGTCCGCAATTCCAGTACGAGTTCCCCACGCTGGACGGCACAGTTGGCAGCGGCGCAGGCGGCGGTTCGGGAACGGGTGTGGGTTCCGGGGCCGGAGCGGGCAAGAGCCATTATCAGAATCAGGCGCACCATGCCGGCCACCAAAACCACCAccagcatcagcagcaccaccagcagcatcaacagcaccaccaccagcagcaacagcaccatCGGGACTACCACCATGGCCACGGGCGCCAGTATGGACACCACTCGCATCGCGACTACAGAGATGGCAGCGACGACGTCGGCGGCGGGTCCGCGGAGCTTGGCGAGCTCAGCCTTCGTCCGCAGAACGACACGGCCGCCTggctgcagcagcaggagaaGGCGGCCAAGGTGGCAGCTGCTGCGGCAGCGGACCAGGGTCTCAACCTACAGGGCCCGGTCCACCATCAGATGGGCGGTAATGGCGGGGCCGGAGGAGGTACGGGCGGAGCTGTGCCCCTGCCCATCCTCTCGCTGATGCCCTCGTTCATGCGCAGCGGTGCCCCGTTGCCCGCCTCTGGAGCGACCGCGGCCAGCATCTTGGCCGGCGGATCCTTGGACTCGGGCGCCCTGCCCAGCGCTCCCTACCAGAACGGCATCCTCGGTGCTCGTTCCGCCTCGCCAGCGGTGGTGGGCAGCGGCGGCTTCCGGGCGGCCACTGTCATTCCCAAGCGACCACCGAACTCATCCTCGCCCCCGCAATCCGGACTGGGCCTTGGAGGATCACCCACTCCGCCacaatcccagcagcagcaggccaaCGGCGGACGCAAGGATAAGGACTATGTGGTGGAGCCGGAGGTGGCACAGATGCAGCGTCCCATCATCCGCGAGGAGGATTTGGAGCGCCTTAACGCCATCGCCAAGGACGATAGCTGGACCAAACAGGACGACATTGACTACACGAAGAAACTAACATTCTCGGACGACGAGTCCACGCCGGAGGAGCATCAGGGGCAGGTCAAGCAGCACGGCTCCGcccagcagcaggcgcagGGATCCTCCTCAGTATTGGCTGGAAATGATCAGCGCAAGCTGTCCGCCTCCACAACCAGTTGGCAGCGCGGCAAGGAGAGCACCGAACGCGAACAGCAGTCGGAGCTTAATCaggatcagcagcagcagccgctgcaacaacagcagcagcaagaaATTCGCCAGCAGAACGGCCATCGTGGTAGCTCTGGCAATGTGGGAGCGCCAGTGGCCGGTGGCATTGCCCTGGATGCCAGCGTGTATGAGCGAGTGAAGCAGcgcaaggaggaggaggagcgtCGCGAGATGGAGCGCAAGCAGGCGGCGGCCAAGAAGTTGCAGGAACTGGAGATGAAGATGAATAGCAAAAAGGCGGCGGCCGCAGCTCTGGCGGGCGCCGAGCCATCTTCGGGCTCCGCATCACTGACCAATGAGGTGGCGCCTCCATCCGCACCACTCGGAAATGTCAGCGAAGACGAGGGTGGAGGCCAAGGCGCCGGACTGCACCGACGACCACGTGGAAGCATCTCCAGTTTGGGCAGCGGCGTCACACCCACGGGAGGAGCTGGCGGCGGCAACGCTGGAGGAGTATCTTCAGCCTCCTCGGCTGGCGGCGACTACGGCCAGAAGACCTTCCTCACCCATTTCCAATCAAATCTACCACCCCGTTTccagcgccagcagcagcagcaacagcagcagctgccgcGCCTGGAGAAGAGCGCATCGGCCAGCAGTGCATTCGATAGCAATTCCCGCTACCTGCAAAAGGGCGGCGTAAGCGGTGGCGTGGGCGCCAGTGGAGGAGCACCCACCACTGCTGGCCAGGGCCGCAGCATTTCCGGCGGCTATGCGCAGCGAGGTGGCAGTGTCGGAGgaagcggcggcggcggtggcggatACGGACGCAACCGCCACGACAGCAGCAGTGCTCGCGAGGAACAGGAGCtggaacagcaacagcagcgctTCACCCGCGGTCAGGACTACCGCCAGGTGCAAGCCCTACCGCGCAGCATATCGGAGAACTCGCACCGCAAGACTAGCGTGTCATCGGCTGGTGATGATGTGCTTGGTGGCGGAAGCGGCTCGTGCTCGTCGTGGGCCGAGCAAACGGATGCCGAGCAGAAGGTGCACCATCGCCACCGCGAGGAGAGCTTCTCCTCCAGCCACAGCCACGATTCGGCGGTGCAAATAAAGATACTGCAGCGCCCGGCCCGTCAGCCGAGTCTCAGCGAGGAGTCTTCGAGCCAGCAGAAGCAGCTGCCCGCTTCGCCGCAACAGCAGAAGTCGCTGGCGAGCGAACCCATGCCCACGCAGATTCTGCGACGCAGCGTGGAGATCGAGAAGCCAGGCGAGGAGAGAGCCGAGGATAAGTCTGCCTTGGATTCGGAGGACAAGTCgaaggcagcagcagctggtgGCAAGGTGGACGATGACAAGTCCGGCAGCAAGCGGCCGAGTCCCAGGAGCGCAGCGGCATGCGGCGGACGAGGTGGCGGCCGCAGCTATACCGGCGGCAGTGGCGGATCAGCTGTCGGATCGGGCAGCAGCTACCGCGGGCAGAGGAGCGCCAGCGACTGGGGCAGCAATCGCAGCAGTGGCAGACGCTACTACGGCAGCGGCGGAGAGCAGTCGGAGCACTCTGAGGACGTGGACGAGGACTGCTACAGcagcggcggaggcggagctggaggagcagcgCGTCGCAGCCCCAAGGAAGCGGGCGGCAGTGCTTCGAACTCCGGTCAGGCTGCGGCCAACAAGGCGGGCTTCTCGCCCCGCGGCGAACCCTCGCGACGTGGACGCGGTGGCCTCTCCagcggcggaggcggtggcAGCTCTGCCTCCGGCTATCGTCGCCAGCCCGTGGGCACCGGCTCAGCGGGAGGATCGGGCTCGGGTGGAGCGGGTCGCAGCTATGGCCGACTCGGCTACGAGGAATACGGCAAGCAGCAGCGCACCTCCGAGTCGGACGCGGACCTGGACAAGACCAAGCAGAACCAGCTGGCACTCAGCGCCGGCCTGCACAAACCCAGCAAGGATGACAAGGATTCGTCAGCGCTCAGCGGCGAGGAGAAGGACAAGACTGCCACTCTGGCCCCCGCCCACAACACTGCCCTGCTAGCGAAGGATGAGTTGCAGAAGGACGCAGCGGGCCGCCTGCCGCCGGGTCTCTCGGCAGCGGGCTCTGTAGTGGGATCCGTAACTGCCACGTCGTCGTCGGTCGCAGTACCCGGCTCGGCGGACAAGAAGAAGGGTGAGTCCTGTGCCGTGGTCGGCGGCGAGAAGGTGCCGGGCAGCAAGTTGCCCGCCATCGGCGAGAAGACCTCTCTGGGGGCCGTTGGCTCGGGTCCATCGACCAATCTCCTGCTGGACGCCGGCGCCCCGGTCAACACAATAATCTTTGAGAACTCCACGTACAAGCAGCAGGCAGCGGCCGCTGCCGTGGTGGTGACGAAGCCCGGAGCTCTCTCTGTGTCCAGTGGCGGCGCCACCATGACCGTGGACAGCCTGTCCAGTGCCCTGTCCCAGATGAGTTTCGGTGGCAAGGCGTCAGCGGCGGGAGCCGGTGAGGATTCCCAGGACATGAAACTGGGCTTCAGCTTCGTCGATGACCCCACCGCACCGCTAAAGGTGGTGGACACGATCGATAAGACggccagccagcagcagcaacagcaacaacactcccagcagcagcagcaacaacagcagcagcagcaacagcagcagcaaaacaaCTCGACGGCGGATCTCAATATGAAGATAGCCAGCGTAAAGAAGGTGTGGGAGTCGGCCACGCCCATGTCCGACGGCCCGTCGCCGGCgcaagtgcagcagcagcagcaacagcagccgcaacagcaacagcagtcgCAGGTGCAGGTGgttgcccagcagcagcaacagcagcaggtggTGGGGCAGCAGCAGACGGGCGACGATGGCAGTGGCCACATGAGCGCCGCCTCCTTTGTGGCCGCCGTCGCTGCCTcacagcaccagcagcagcaccagcaaatGCCGCACTACGCGGTGTCGGCGGTGCACATGCAgagccaccaccaccaacagcagcaacaacagcaggcggcggcagcggtgGCGGCAGCGCAGgcgcagcaccaccagcagcagcaggcacaggcgcaccaccagcagcaccatGCACTCTCCTCGCCGGGCCCGGTGCCCGGCGGCCATGGCCATGGATACGGCCATGGCTCGCCGTTCGACGCGGCATCGTTGGAGCAGCAGTTCCAGCAGGAGGACTACCCCAGtccccagcagcaacagcaggcgCACCAGAAGACcaagcagctgcagcagcaacagcacctGGGCATGTCGCCGCCGcccagccagcagcagcagcagcagcactcgcaacaacagcagcagcaacagcaggcacaccagcaacagcagcagcaggcccaccagcagcagcagcaacagcagccgtcATTCTACCAGGCGTCACCGCAATTCGGCGTCGGTGGCATTCCCACGATCCCCAGCCCGCCGGCCGTGGTGTTCAACTCGTCGCagatgccgccgccgccaccgtcGCAGGGCGGCAATCTGTACGCTCCATTCCATTCGCTCGATCATTCGAGCCGTTCGCCAGCCTactcggcggcggcggccgccCACAGCTTCCCGAACCATTatgcggcagcagcagcggcggcggcggcagcggccgTGGGCGGCGGTCCCTTCAATGTCAACGTGAACGCCTACGCGCCCATGACACCGCACGGCGGCAGCCTGCCGCCCACAGCGCCCACCCCGGACATGTACTCGAACCTCTCCTCGCAGTTCCGTCTGGGCGGCGGTCCGGGCCCGGGTCCGGGTCCCTTTGGCCAGCCCAGCTCGCAGCAGCTGAGCAATCCGAGCAACCACGGCGCCGTGGCCATCATCTCGTCCAGCAGCAACTCCATGATGTCGTCAGGGGCGGCCAAGCCGCCGCCCAGCCAGCAGCCCATCGGCGCCATTGGCTCCAAGTCGGCGGGCAGCGGTGGCGGTCCGGGACCAGGACCTGGCCCGTATGCCACCACGCAGCAGTACATGAATCTTTATGCGGGCCCGCCGCCCCAGCATCCGGGCCAGGGTGGTCCGCCGCCGGGCGCCCATCAGCTGCAGTCGAACAGCTACTACTCGAATTCGGCGCCGGGCGGACCGAGTGGACCGCAGTTCTACGGCGGACCACCGCCGCAGGGCAATGGCGGGGCGCAGAGCTATGGCCTGGCCACGGCCGCGGGCATGTATGGCGGCCACCAGGGCGGTCCGCCGGGCTCCAATGGACCGCCGGGACCGCCGCAGTCGCAGCACACGATGGGCACCTTCAACACGCAGTTCATGAACTCGCAGCTCCTGACGGCGGCCAGCATCAATCAGTACCGCGGCGGACCGACGCCCGGAGCGGCCTATCTCAAGGGCAGCCAGGGACAGGCGCACATGCAAGACTCG TTCTTTGTAAGCAAGACAAACAATTCAAGACCGTAG